A stretch of Aspergillus nidulans FGSC A4 chromosome VI DNA encodes these proteins:
- the isn1 gene encoding IMP 5'-nucleotidase (transcript_id=CADANIAT00009840), with protein sequence MTTRYRVECETALSHRCPQGVLIHSVTYLYLLTSPVSPKRPAVQGLLAVPFVLHSQPTAVQEEDATKLAAVAHDTHQRYAEIFSDVERLLNDHIDHELSGAAGKSKLKLLVPTVGTFFTRLYLREAFDYQDRQRFISRRRFVAPSFNDVRLILNSAQLLGLVHTKGLELVTFDGDVTLYDDGANLNADSPVIPRIIRLLQQGIKVGIVTAAGYTDEAKYYERLQGLLDVMRDASDLTDEQRSALIVMGGESNYLFRYDASSPHRLTYVPRENWVIGEMATWEEEDITQLLNIAESSLRACVANLNLPVSVLRKDRAVGVFPKNRGRLSREQLEETVLVVQNTVERSQVGSRLPFCAFNGCSPFFVSHYLRHHPPRRKYKPPIQPCMLISITQPGGNDVFVDIGDKSWGVRACQQYFGGIDPSRTLHVGDQFLSAGANDFKARLASTTAWIASPAETVQLLDELDTIQKVLA encoded by the exons TTCAGGGCCTGCTTGCTGTCCCGTTTGTCCTCCATTCTCAGCCGACGGCCgtccaggaggaggacgccACCAAGCTCGCCGCGGTTGCTCATGATACGCACCAGCGTTACGCCGAGATCTTCTCGGACGTCGAGCGCCTCTTAAATGACCATA TTGACCACGAGCTCAGCGGTGCCGCTGGCAAGTCCAAGCTCAAACTGCTCGTCCCCACTGTCGGGACGTTCTTCACGCGTCTCTACCTCAGAGAGGCTTTCGACTACCAGGATAGGCAGCGGTTCATCAGCAGACGCCGTTTTGTGGCGCCCTCATTCAACGATGTCCGATTGATCCTCAATTCCGCGCAGTTACTCGGTCTGGTGCATACGAAGGGCCTCGAGCTCGTTACGTTCGATGGAGACGTAACTTTGTATGATGATGGGGCTAATCTTAATGCTGATAGCCCCGTCATCCCACGAATCATCCGCCTCCTTCAACAAGGCATCAAGGTAGGGATCGTAACTGCGGCAGGATATACCGACGAGGCCAAGTATTATGAACGACTGCAGGGGCTGCTTGATGTCATGCGCGATGCCTCTGATCTTACTGACGAGCAACGGTCCGCACTAATTGTCATGGGCGGCGAAAGCAATTATCTTTTCCGTTATgacgcttcctctccacaCCGGCTCACCTACGTCCCGCGCGAGAATTGGGTGATTGGCGAAATGGCCAcctgggaagaggaggatattaCACAACTACTAAACATCGCCGAGTCGTCTCTCCGCGCTTGTGTCGCGAACCTGAACCTACCAGTCTCCGTCCTCCGTAAAGACCGTGCGGTCGGCGTTTTCCCCAAGAACAGAGGCCGCCTATCCCGCGAACAGCTAGAAGAGACCGTCCTCGTGGTCCAAAACACGGTCGAAAGGTCCCAAGTCGGATCGCGGCTCCCATTTTGCGCATTCAACGGTTGCTCCCCCTTCTTTGTGTCCCATTATCTCCGTCACCATCCTCCCAGAAGGAAATATAAACCGCCTATTCAGCCCTGTATGCTAATTTCAATCACACAACCAGGTGGCAATGATGTCTTTGTCGACATCGGCGACAAGTCCTGGGGTGTTCGCGCCTGTCAGCAGTACTTTGGCGGCATTGACCCGTCAAGAACACTCCACGTGGGCGATCAATTCTTGTCTGCTGGTGCGAATGATTTCAAG GCTCGTCTGGCTTCTACCACTGCCTGGATCGCTAGTCCGGCTGAGACGGTGCAGTTGTTGGATGAGTTGGACACGATCCAGAAAGTTCTAGCGTGA